ATGCTGGTGGTCGGGTCGAACATCGCCCGGGCGTTCGCGTTGGTCGGCGCGCTGTCGGTGATCCGATTCCGTAATGCCATCAAGGAAACCCGCGACGTCGGTTTCGTCTTCCTGGTGATGGCGATCGGCATGACGACCGGAACGCGGTTCTACACCCTGGCGATCGCCGCGACCATCGCCATCTGCCTGGTGTTGGTCATCATGAACAAGTTCAACATGTTCAAGCTCGACGTCAAACGTCAGGTGGTCAAGGTGCAGGTGCCGCCGGAACCCGAGTACACGGCCCGCGTCGAGGACACCCTGATCGAGTACTGCAGCGAATTCGAGCTGGTCTCAACGGAATCGGTGCGTGCCGGTGCGCTCATGGAGCTGTACTACACCGCGCAGCTCAAGAAGAACAAGAAGAGCAGTGACCTCATCGCGGCGCTCAGCGCGGTGAACACCGGCCAGCGCGTTACCGTCCTGACCGGCTACGACCAGACCGACATCTGATGACGGCGCCGGCCGATTCGAGGTGGCGCCGGCTCGTGCACCGGATCCCGAGACCCCTGCGCCAGCACTGGAAGCTGCTGAGTGTGTTCATCGCATTCGTGGCTGTCGTGGCGCTGGTGCTCGGTGACGTCCGCATCCGGCCGTACATCACGGGTGATCCGACCATCGTCGCCTCCGAGGTCACCGAGAACATCACGGGCACCGTCGATCTCTTCGACAGCTCGGTGCCGCACTCACTGGCGATCGAGCTGACCGATGCCGAATACCGCGACATGGTCGAGCAGTTCAAGGCCGACGGCGACAAGAAATGGGTCACGGCCGACATCACGATCGACGGCACGACGATCGACGACGTCGCCGTGCGGCTCAAGGGCAACTCGACGTTGATGGGCCTGCGCGGTGTCCATTTCGGACCGCCACCGGGTGAACCCGGCACACCTGGGCCCGGCGGACCCGGGCCTGGCGGGCCCGGTGGACCCGGTGGACCCGACGGTGGGCCGCCACCCATGGGGCCCATGAGCACCGTGACCGAGGACGATCCGTTGTCGTTGCCGCTGCTGATCAGCTTCAACGAAAACGCCGACGGCCGTGGATACCAGGGCCTGACCGAACTCTCGGTGCGTCCCGGGGCGCCCGTGCTCAACGAGGCACTCGCGTTGTCGCTCACCGCGATGACAGGTCAGCCGTCGCAACGCTACGCCTACGTCACGTACTCGGTGAACGGCGCAACCACCACGAGGCTCGTGCTCGAGCACCCCGACGAGAACTACGCCGACGGCTTGTTCGACTCCGACGGTTACCTGTACAAGGCGCGCGCCAAGTCGCGGCTCGAATATGTCGGGCCGGACCAGTCGTCGTACGCCGACCAGTTCAAGCAGATCAACACCGTCGACACCGGGAACCTCCAGCCGCTCATCAACTTCCTGAAGTGGTTGGACGGCGCCGACGACGAGGAGTTCGCGCGGTCGCTCGCCGACTGGGTCGACGTGGAGTCGTTCGCGCGGTACGCCGCGACTCAGAACCTCTTGGTCAACGGCGACGACATGGCCGGTCCGGGTCAGAACTACTACCTGTGGTACGACCTGGGGACCAAGAAGTTCACGGTGGTGTCGTGGGATCTGAATCTGGCCACGTTGATGGGTGACGTGAAGCTGGGGCCGCACGATCCGATGGAGTTCAAGCCACCGTCGGGGTTTCAACCACCGACCGGGATGGGGCCGCCGCCCGGAAAAGAGTTGGGGGGCAACCTGCTCAAGGAGCGGTTCCTGGCTTCACCGGCGTTCACCGAGGTCTACGACACGGCGTACTGGGAGCTCTACGATCAGATCTACGCCGACGGGCAGGCCCTGAAACTGCTGGACGCGATCGTCGAGACGGTGCCCGTCACCGACGGACTCAGCACCGAAGAGCTTCAGGCGCAGAAGGATACGTTGCGGAAGTTCCTCACCGAGCGGGCGAGTGTGCTGCAGCGGATACGGGACCGCTAACCGTCACCGGGGGCCGGAGCCGTCGACGACTCCTCCAGCACTCCCTCGGCGACGGCATGTTTGATGCTGTCGGACAGCCGCGGACACGACGGCGTACGCGCCGGATCGCCACCGGCGGCGCGGATCTCGCTGAACACCGCGCAGCGCTGTGTGGCCTCGGCGTTCCACTGCACGGCGGTGTGCGCGGGGCCGAGCTTCTTCACCTGCACCGACACGTGGCAGTGCCGGCAGTCCACCGACACCAGGCCGGAGTTCAGGTACCGCTCGCGGTCGCGCCTGCTGGCTTCGCGCACAGCCGCCGCGCGCTGCGGATCGGACGCGAAATCCGGTGCCTTGGACCAGCTTCCGGTGCTGCGGCGATTGCCGGCGGGATGATCGTCGTCGTCGTCGTGGACGCCGTGGAGGAGCAGCATCGAGCGGGCCAGTGTATCGACATCTGGCACCCGGCCCGGCTCGTTGCGTGCTGACATCAGCTCGACTGCTCCGCCTTCTCGGCTTCTTTCTGGGCCGCCTGGGCCTTCAGGTTCTCCTGGACCTCGACGTTCCACTTCTCGACCGCGGCCGTGGTGTCGACCTCCAGCTCGAACCGGTCGGTCATGTCGGGGGTGATGTCGGCGACGTCGACGTAGAACTGCTGGTACCAACGCCGCATCTGGTAAACCGCGCCGTCCTCCTCGACCAGCAGCGGATTGTCGATGCGGGTCTTGTGCTTCCAGATCTCGACGTCCTGCAGGAAGCCCTTGCTGACGCCCTCGGTGAAGGCATCGGCGAGCTTGTCGGTGGTCGCGTCGTCCAGGCCCTTGGGCTTCTCGACGATGACACCCCATTGCAGCACGAACGAATCCTGCGTCACGGGGTAGTGGCAGTTGATCAGGATCGACTCGGCCTTGAACTCGCCGTACGTGTTGTGCAGCCAGTTGATCATGAAGGACGGGCCGAAGTACGAGGCCTCCGAATCGAGTTTGGCCTCACCGTAGGCGGTGCCGAGGTCGTTGACGTCGGGCCGTCCCACGTTGTGCAGGTACTGGCTGGCGATGTGCCCTTCGAAGACGTTCTTGAAGTACGTCGGCAGCCCGAAGTGGATGTAGAAGAAGTGCGCCATGTCCGTGACGTTGTCGATGATCTCGCGGCAGTTGCTGCCCTCGATCAGCATCGAGTTCCACTTCCAGTCGGTCCATTCACCGCTGGACCACTCGGGGATCTCTGGGATGCGCACCTCGGGCTGCGGCGGGTTGCCCTCGTGGTCGTGCCACACGAACAGCAGACCGCCGCGCACATCGGTGTGCCACGAGCGCGTGCGCGCCAGACGCGGGGTGCGCTTGGCGTAGGGCACGAGCTTGCACTTGCCGTCGCCGCCCCAGCGCCAGTCGTGGAACGGGCATGCGACCTCGTCACCCTTGATGGTGCCCTGCGAGAGGTCCCCACCCATGTGGCGGCAGTACCCGTCGAGAATGTGGAGTTCATCCTTGGAATCCGCGAACACCACGAGCTTGGTGCCGAAGATCTGCACGCTGTGCGGCTTGCCGTCCAGGAAGTCCTTCACCGGTCCAAGGCAGTGCCAGCCCCTCGCGTACCGATCCGGCAGCGCGCCGGTGTCGATCTCGCGAATCCCGACAGTCTCGGTAGCCATGACGCCTCCAGTCCCTCGCTTCTAACTAGAACACGTTACAGTTTTCCGGTCCGATCGTGCAACGAGGGCGCGTGACCTGCGACATACCCGCAGGGACGGACGGCTACTCCCGCTCCGGCAGGCCGATCCGCAGCGCGATCTGCTGCATCCGGCTGATGGCGGCCACGGTCTGCTCGGTGACCGGGTCGTCGGGGGCGCTGTCGAACTCCAACCGCACCAGCGCGCGGCCCTGCGTGAACATCACCAGCGTGACGGCCTTCGAGCCGTCGGGGGCCATCCCGGAGATCACCGTGCCGCCCGTGCCCACCGGCACCGGCTGCGGCGTGCCACCCTCGACCATGGTGTTGACCGCGGCGACGGCCTGCTGCAGGGTCGCCGACGCCGTGGCCACATCCGGGTAGATCAGGATCGTGTCGGCGATCGCCCTGGTGTCATCGGCGTTCACGAACAGCGCGCTCGCACCGTCCTGGCCGTCCGGGTTGACCTTGGTGGACCGCCTGGTGAAGGTGTCCGGCGGGATGCTGATGTCCTCGGCCTGCAACAACAGATGGCTGTAGTCGGAGGCCTGGGGCTTGGGCGAACTGGACGTGGCGGCAGGCACAGGCAATGCCGGTGCCTTACCGCTCGCCGGATCCGAGGCGAGTTGACCGCCGTCACAACCGGCCGCCGTCGCGACGACAGCAGCGGTTAAGCCGGTGGTGAGCAGAAGCTTGAAGCGGGTGACCGTCGTGCGCGACATAGTTACCGATCAGGTTACGCGGCGCCGCGCGCGGCCGCTCTCTCGTCGCCGGGCCGCACAGCGCCGAAACGGCATTCCACCAGGCGTCTGTCGGGACCGTGCCTGCCGGAATGCCGTTTCGGCGCGGGGTCAGGGGGTTGACGGCTTGTCGGACGCCACAACCCACATCGAGTAGTACTGCGAACCACCGCCGTAGGCGTGGCCGAGAGCCTTGCGGGCGCCTTCGACCTGATGCTCGCCCGCCTTGCCCATCACCTGGATGGCCGCCTCGGCGAACCGGATCATGCCCGATGCGCCGATCGGGTTCGACGACAGCACGCCACCGGACGGATTGAACGGGATGCGTCCGCCCATCGCGGTCTCACCGGCCTCGGTGAGCTTCCAGCCCTCGCCCTCGGGCGCGAAACCCAGGTTCTCCAACCACATGGGCTCGAACCACGAGAACGGCACGTACACCTCGGCGACGTCGATCTCGTCGATGGGGCTCGTGATACCCGCGTCACGCCACAGCGCCTTGGCGGCGTCTCGGCCGGCCTGCGGGTTCACCTGATCCCGCCCGGCGTACGCCAGCGGTTCGGTGCGGAGCGCGGTGGCGTGAACCCAGGCCACCGGATGGCCCTCGGCCACCCGGCGATCCGCGATCTGTTCGTCACCGATCACCATCGCGCACGCGCCGTCGGACGACGGGCAGGTTTCGTCGAACCGGATCGGATCCCACAGCATCTGCGAACTCAGCACCTTCTCGAGCGTGATGTCGGGCTGATGCAGATGTGCCAACGGGTTCCTGGCCCCGTTGAGGCGATCCTTGACCGCAACCATCGCGCCGATGTGCGTCGGCGCACCCGAGCGGCGGATGTAGGCCCGCACGTGCGGCGCGAAGTAGCCGCCCGCGCCCGCGCCGACCGGCTTGGTGAACGGCACCGGAATGCTCAACGCCCACATGGCATTCGACTCGGACTGCTTCTCCCACGCCATGGTGAGCACACGGCGGTACTTGCCGGATTTCACCAGGCTCGCCGCGACGACGGCCGTCGACCCGCCGACCGAACCCGCTGTGTGCACGCGGATCAGCGGTTTGTTCGTCGCGCCCACCGCATCGGCCATGAACAGCTCGGGCATCATCACGCCCTCGAAGAAGTCCGGCGCCTTGCCGACCACCACGGCGTCGATGTCGGCCATCGTCGAGCCCGAATCGGCGAGCGCCCGGTCGATGGCCTCGCGCACCAGGCCGTTCATCGAGACGTCGGTGCGCTTGGCGACGTACTTCGTCTGGCCGGTGCCCAGAACGGCGGCATTGATGGCCATCAGTTCTTTCCTTCCAGGACGGCGACCAGGTTCTGTTGCAGCGCCGGGCCACTCGTGGCGTGTGCGAGCACCCGGCCTGCCGAACCGTTGAAGATGTGCTGTGCGGCGAAGCCGATGCGCTCCAGGCCCGCCGAGAACATCGGGTTGGCCGCCAGGACCCCGCCCGACGGGTTGACCTTCGTCTGCTCGCCCAACCCGATCGCCTCGGTGAGGATCAGATGCTGGTGCGTGAACGGCGCGTAGATCTCGGCCACCTCGATCGACGAGGTGTCGCCACCGGTCGCCGCTCGCGCCGACGCCGCGGTGGACGGCGACGTCGTCAGATCACGCGCGCCGAGCACCGGGGTGTCGATGCGGTGCTCGATGCCGGTGATCCAGGCCGGGTTCTCCCGCAGCGCGCGGGCGCGGTCGTCGGCGGCGAGCACGATCGCCGACGCACCGTCGGTGATCGGGGCGATGTCGTGGCGGCGCAACGGATCGGCGAAGAACGGCCGGTCGAGCAGCTCGGCGATGGTCGTCGCGGGCCGCTCCGAATCGGTCCGCTCGGCGACGGCGAACGTGTCCAGCGCCACCTGCGCCATCTGCTCGGCCGTCCACTTGCCGGCGTCGAGCCCGAACCGCGCCTGCAGGCCGGCCATCGACACCGCATCGGGCCACAGCGGGGCCACCGTGTACGGGTCGGTCTGCAGCGCCAGTACCCGGCGCAGGACCCCCGCCGAGGACTTGCCGAAGCCGTACACCAGGGCGGTGTCGACCTCGCCGGTGAGGATCTTGATGTAGGCCTCGTACAGCGCCCACGCCGCGTCCATCTCGACGTGCGACTCGTTGATGGGCGGCACCGCACCGATCGAGTCGATCGCGGAGATGAACGAGAACGCTCGCCCGGCAAGGTAATCCGAGGAGCCCGAGCACCAGAAGTCGATGTCGGTCTGCTGCAGGCCGAGCTCCTCGTAGAGCTGGTGGAAGCACGGCATCAGCATCTCGACGCCGTTGGTGGTGCCGTCGGTGCGGCGGACATGCGGGGCATGTGCGAAGCCGACCACCGCGACTTGTCTACCCGAGGGTGTGGTCATCTTTTCCCTTTACAGGTGGTGCTTGTAGCTGTCGTAGTCGGCGTCGGGCTCACCCGTCGGCCGGAAATGCGAGATGTTGTCGATGCCGAGGCCCCACTCCTCCTTGGGCTTCCACACCGCCTCCACGCGCATGCCCATGCGGACCTCGGCTGCGTCGATGTCGGTGACCAGGTGCAGGAACGGGATGTCGGCACCGTCCAGCAGTACGTAGGCCGCGACGTAAGGCGGCTTGATGCGCTGCCCGGCGAACGGGATGTTGATGATCGCGAAGGTCGTCACCGTGCCCTTGTCGGGCAGTTCGACGAACTCGTCGAGCTCCTGGCCCGTCGCCGGATCGGCTTCCTTGGGCGGGAAGTACACCTTGCCCTTTTCGCCGTTGGGGCCCACCGTGCGGGCGCCGATGAGCTTGCCCTCACGCAGACCGCGCAGGTACGTGCTCTCGGGCTGCGAGGCCGAGTGCTGGATCTCGATGCTCGACGGGACCACCAGCATGGTCACCGGATCGCGCTCGTCGGCGGGCGCGTCGGGAACCGGCTCAGGGGTGTCGCCGGGCAGGAAGTAGGCGATGTCGGTGATCGCGCCCGCGGGCTCGTCGACCCAGTGCGCATGCACCCGCATCCCCGTGCTCACCGAACCCTCTTCTGCGGCAACGGCATGCAGCAACGGCGTGTCCGCGCCGTCGAGCTTGATCAGCGCCCACGCGAACGGCTCGTCGTGCGGCTGACCCTCCAGCGGTGCGGGCTGCCACGTCCA
This genomic window from Mycolicibacterium goodii contains:
- a CDS encoding thiolase domain-containing protein is translated as MTTPSGRQVAVVGFAHAPHVRRTDGTTNGVEMLMPCFHQLYEELGLQQTDIDFWCSGSSDYLAGRAFSFISAIDSIGAVPPINESHVEMDAAWALYEAYIKILTGEVDTALVYGFGKSSAGVLRRVLALQTDPYTVAPLWPDAVSMAGLQARFGLDAGKWTAEQMAQVALDTFAVAERTDSERPATTIAELLDRPFFADPLRRHDIAPITDGASAIVLAADDRARALRENPAWITGIEHRIDTPVLGARDLTTSPSTAASARAATGGDTSSIEVAEIYAPFTHQHLILTEAIGLGEQTKVNPSGGVLAANPMFSAGLERIGFAAQHIFNGSAGRVLAHATSGPALQQNLVAVLEGKN
- a CDS encoding Zn-ribbon domain-containing OB-fold protein, producing the protein MTASQSRPASTDHREPPLSAPLKLSFDYTRSVGPLLSQFFTALRERRIVGVRGSDGRVHVPPAEYDPVTYEPLTQVVPVASVGTVVSWTWQPAPLEGQPHDEPFAWALIKLDGADTPLLHAVAAEEGSVSTGMRVHAHWVDEPAGAITDIAYFLPGDTPEPVPDAPADERDPVTMLVVPSSIEIQHSASQPESTYLRGLREGKLIGARTVGPNGEKGKVYFPPKEADPATGQELDEFVELPDKGTVTTFAIINIPFAGQRIKPPYVAAYVLLDGADIPFLHLVTDIDAAEVRMGMRVEAVWKPKEEWGLGIDNISHFRPTGEPDADYDSYKHHL
- a CDS encoding Rieske 2Fe-2S domain-containing protein, which produces MATETVGIREIDTGALPDRYARGWHCLGPVKDFLDGKPHSVQIFGTKLVVFADSKDELHILDGYCRHMGGDLSQGTIKGDEVACPFHDWRWGGDGKCKLVPYAKRTPRLARTRSWHTDVRGGLLFVWHDHEGNPPQPEVRIPEIPEWSSGEWTDWKWNSMLIEGSNCREIIDNVTDMAHFFYIHFGLPTYFKNVFEGHIASQYLHNVGRPDVNDLGTAYGEAKLDSEASYFGPSFMINWLHNTYGEFKAESILINCHYPVTQDSFVLQWGVIVEKPKGLDDATTDKLADAFTEGVSKGFLQDVEIWKHKTRIDNPLLVEEDGAVYQMRRWYQQFYVDVADITPDMTDRFELEVDTTAAVEKWNVEVQENLKAQAAQKEAEKAEQSS
- a CDS encoding CotH kinase family protein — translated: MTAPADSRWRRLVHRIPRPLRQHWKLLSVFIAFVAVVALVLGDVRIRPYITGDPTIVASEVTENITGTVDLFDSSVPHSLAIELTDAEYRDMVEQFKADGDKKWVTADITIDGTTIDDVAVRLKGNSTLMGLRGVHFGPPPGEPGTPGPGGPGPGGPGGPGGPDGGPPPMGPMSTVTEDDPLSLPLLISFNENADGRGYQGLTELSVRPGAPVLNEALALSLTAMTGQPSQRYAYVTYSVNGATTTRLVLEHPDENYADGLFDSDGYLYKARAKSRLEYVGPDQSSYADQFKQINTVDTGNLQPLINFLKWLDGADDEEFARSLADWVDVESFARYAATQNLLVNGDDMAGPGQNYYLWYDLGTKKFTVVSWDLNLATLMGDVKLGPHDPMEFKPPSGFQPPTGMGPPPGKELGGNLLKERFLASPAFTEVYDTAYWELYDQIYADGQALKLLDAIVETVPVTDGLSTEELQAQKDTLRKFLTERASVLQRIRDR
- a CDS encoding thiolase domain-containing protein, producing the protein MAINAAVLGTGQTKYVAKRTDVSMNGLVREAIDRALADSGSTMADIDAVVVGKAPDFFEGVMMPELFMADAVGATNKPLIRVHTAGSVGGSTAVVAASLVKSGKYRRVLTMAWEKQSESNAMWALSIPVPFTKPVGAGAGGYFAPHVRAYIRRSGAPTHIGAMVAVKDRLNGARNPLAHLHQPDITLEKVLSSQMLWDPIRFDETCPSSDGACAMVIGDEQIADRRVAEGHPVAWVHATALRTEPLAYAGRDQVNPQAGRDAAKALWRDAGITSPIDEIDVAEVYVPFSWFEPMWLENLGFAPEGEGWKLTEAGETAMGGRIPFNPSGGVLSSNPIGASGMIRFAEAAIQVMGKAGEHQVEGARKALGHAYGGGSQYYSMWVVASDKPSTP
- a CDS encoding DUF4956 domain-containing protein, which gives rise to MNINLQDLSGTFTTFDVVASLALSLVLSVIIGWVYRYTHKNVSYSQSYVQTLVLVCMVVSVIMLVVGSNIARAFALVGALSVIRFRNAIKETRDVGFVFLVMAIGMTTGTRFYTLAIAATIAICLVLVIMNKFNMFKLDVKRQVVKVQVPPEPEYTARVEDTLIEYCSEFELVSTESVRAGALMELYYTAQLKKNKKSSDLIAALSAVNTGQRVTVLTGYDQTDI